The Cottoperca gobio chromosome 22, fCotGob3.1, whole genome shotgun sequence genome contains a region encoding:
- the LOC115027838 gene encoding protein max-like, with protein sequence MSENDDIEVDSDADKRAHHNALERKRRDHIKDSFHGLRDSVPALQGEKSSVKQASRAQILDKATEYIQYMRRKNHTHQQDIDDLKKQNALLEQQVRALEKAKGNTQLQTNYSSDSSMYTNRKGSAVSAFDGGSDSSSESEPDEPPNRKKLRVEPS encoded by the exons GCAGACAAGCGAGCCCATCACAATGCGCTGGAGCGCAAACGCAGGGACCACATTAAAGACAGCTTTCACGGTTTACGGGACTCTGTGCCTGCATTACAAGgggagaag AGTTCTGTCAAACAGGCTTCCCGAGCACAGATTCTAGACAAAGCCACTGAGTACATCCAGTACATGAGGCGAAAAAACCATACCCACCAGCAAGACATTGATGACTTAAAGAAGCAAAATGCACTGTTGGAGCAGCAGG TTCGTGCACTGGAGAAGGCGAAGGGGAACACTCAGCTCCAGACAAACTACTCTTCTGACAGCAGCATGTACACAAACCGTAAAGGCAGCGCAGTGTCAGCCTTCGACGGCGGCTCCGACTCCAGCTCTGAATCAGAGCCAGACGAGCCACCGAACAGAAAGAAGCTGCGCGTGGAGCCCAGCTAG
- the LOC115027509 gene encoding ras-related protein Rab-15-like isoform X1 — MCGLNPRKIISLSMFLQYLLAKFEPNHNITLYTSTKSLLNKQFLQNGSSCCEFQLSLLVFTVYEISFPRNPEGSNSTATWKSHAFLCVVVMAKQYDVLFRLLMLGDSGVGKTCMLRRFTESEFHPSHISTIGVDFKMKTLELDGLKVRVQIWDTAGQERYQTITKQYYRRAQGIIFVYDITNEPSFQHLVKWASDVDEYAPDKVQRILVGNKSDEELGRQVTKDQGSKLAETYGMEFFETSASTSSNISESFTRVTELVLQAHKRDEDNLLGSLDDYLENAALEEEIGSEGTDDNTKNTCAC; from the exons ATGTGTGGATTGAATCCACGTAAAATAATCAGCTTGTCCATGTTCCTACAGTATTTACTCGCTAAATTCGAACCGAACCACAacattactttatatacttctaCAAAAAGCCTCTTAAACAAACAGTTTTTACAAAATGGTTCGAGTTGTTGTGAGTTCCAACTGTCTTTGCTTGTATTTACAGTTTATGAGATAAGTTTTCCGAGGAACCCTGAAGGCAGCAACAGCACAGCTACATGGAAGAGTCATGCTTTCCTCTGTGTTGTGGTCATGGCGAAACAGTACGACGTTTTGTTCAGGTTGCTCATGCTCGGAGACTCGGGGGTCGGGAAGACATGCATGTTGCGCAGGTTCACGGAAAGTGAATTTCATCCTTCACATATTTCCACCATCG gagttgattttaaaatgaaaacactaGAACTAGATGGACTCAAGGTGCGAGTACAGATATG GGACACGGCCGGTCAGGAACGTTATCAGACCATCACCAAACAGTACTACAGGCGTGCACAG GGTATCATCTTTGTATACGACATCACCAACGAGCCGTCATTCCAGCACCTCGTGAAGTGGGCCAGTGATGTGGATGAA taTGCCCCAGACAAGGTGCAGAGGATCTTGGTAGGGAACAAGTCTGATGAGGAGCTCGGGAGGCAGGTCACAAAGGACCAAGGAAGCAAG CTAGCAGAAACCTATGGGATGGAGTTCTTTGAGACCAGCGCCTCCACCAGCAGCAACATCAGTGAG TCCTTCACTCGTGTGACAGAACTGGTGCTGCAGGCTCACAAGAGAGACGAGGACAACTTGTTGGGATCCCTCGATGATTATCTGGAGAATGCTGCTTTGGAAGAAGAGATAGGCAGTGAAGGCACCGACGACAACACGAAGAACACCTGCGCCTGTTAG
- the LOC115027509 gene encoding ras-related protein Rab-15-like isoform X2, whose amino-acid sequence MQVVCCLLVYEISFPRNPEGSNSTATWKSHAFLCVVVMAKQYDVLFRLLMLGDSGVGKTCMLRRFTESEFHPSHISTIGVDFKMKTLELDGLKVRVQIWDTAGQERYQTITKQYYRRAQGIIFVYDITNEPSFQHLVKWASDVDEYAPDKVQRILVGNKSDEELGRQVTKDQGSKLAETYGMEFFETSASTSSNISESFTRVTELVLQAHKRDEDNLLGSLDDYLENAALEEEIGSEGTDDNTKNTCAC is encoded by the exons ATGCAGGTTGTATGCTGCCTTCTGG TTTATGAGATAAGTTTTCCGAGGAACCCTGAAGGCAGCAACAGCACAGCTACATGGAAGAGTCATGCTTTCCTCTGTGTTGTGGTCATGGCGAAACAGTACGACGTTTTGTTCAGGTTGCTCATGCTCGGAGACTCGGGGGTCGGGAAGACATGCATGTTGCGCAGGTTCACGGAAAGTGAATTTCATCCTTCACATATTTCCACCATCG gagttgattttaaaatgaaaacactaGAACTAGATGGACTCAAGGTGCGAGTACAGATATG GGACACGGCCGGTCAGGAACGTTATCAGACCATCACCAAACAGTACTACAGGCGTGCACAG GGTATCATCTTTGTATACGACATCACCAACGAGCCGTCATTCCAGCACCTCGTGAAGTGGGCCAGTGATGTGGATGAA taTGCCCCAGACAAGGTGCAGAGGATCTTGGTAGGGAACAAGTCTGATGAGGAGCTCGGGAGGCAGGTCACAAAGGACCAAGGAAGCAAG CTAGCAGAAACCTATGGGATGGAGTTCTTTGAGACCAGCGCCTCCACCAGCAGCAACATCAGTGAG TCCTTCACTCGTGTGACAGAACTGGTGCTGCAGGCTCACAAGAGAGACGAGGACAACTTGTTGGGATCCCTCGATGATTATCTGGAGAATGCTGCTTTGGAAGAAGAGATAGGCAGTGAAGGCACCGACGACAACACGAAGAACACCTGCGCCTGTTAG